From the genome of Perca flavescens isolate YP-PL-M2 chromosome 1, PFLA_1.0, whole genome shotgun sequence, one region includes:
- the dldh gene encoding delta-like protein D, translating to MGRLCLLLVVTLSLLTCQVLCSGMFELKLQEFLNKKGIPGNSNCCPGGSAHPQGQHQQCECKTFFRVCLKHYQANVSPEPPCTYGGAVTPVLGSNSFQVPETNAESFTNPIRFPFGFTWPGTFSLIIEALHTDSLDDLTTDNPERLISRITTQRHLTVGEEWYKDMQTSGRTELRYSYRFLCDEHYYGDGCSVFCRPRDDAFGHFTCGERGEIICNSGWKGHYCTEPICLPGCDEEHGFCEKPGECKCRVGFSGRYCDDCIRYPGCLHGTCQQPWQCNCQEGWGGLFCNQDLNYCTHHKPCLNGATCTNTGQGSYTCSCLPGYTGASCEIQVNECSGNPCRNGGSCTDNDNGYKCTCPPGFYGNNCELSANTCADGPCFNDGRCADNPEGGYFCQCPMGYAGFNCEKKIDHCSSNPCLNGAECVDLVNSYLCQCPEGFSGPNCEDSSSVSGYCLSFPCQNGGTCQEGVNSYTCTCPPGYTGENCSTPISRCHHNPCHNGATCHERGGRYVCACVPSYGGHNCQFLLPEAPRGQPVVDGPDRRYSSPGSENVEEEDDSGFPWTAVCAGVFLVLVILIGCSVLVVYIRVKLQESHSHHGDSVHSESHETMNNLTTTNNCLRSDKELGTVMTTSIKNTNKKVDYHSDLSGSLGGLSGISGLNGSEKNGFKTRYPSVEYNLVHELRPEELPLCKEEERDEPVVNCEMLDESDSEERYRKRQSSDASETKQEEESPGCSEVKYQSSSELNYHAASDLKCHSTGDVKYQSTSDVEYHSPSDSRYQCTNDTKYQSVYVMSDQKDECIIATEV from the exons ATGGGACGCCTGTGTCTGCTCCTGGTTGTCACTCTCTCCCTACTCACCTGCCAG GTTTTGTGCTCCGGAATGTTTGAGCTGAAGCTGCAGGAGTTTCTCAACAAGAAAGGGATACCGGGGAACTCCAACTGCTGCCCCGGTGGCTCTGCTCATCCGCAGGGCCAACACCAGCAGTGTGAGTGCAAGACTTTCTTTCGGGTTTGTCTGAAGCATTACCAGGCTAACGTCTCCCCCGAGCCCCCCTGCACCTACGGCGGTGCTGTGACTCCCGTCCTCGGCTCCAACTCCTTCCAGGTGCCGGAGACCAACGCGGAAAGCTTCACCAACCCAATCCGCTTCCCCTTCGGCTTCACATGGCCG gGGACGTTTTCACTGATCATTGAAGCTCTGCACACTGACTCCCTGGACGACCTGACAACAG ACAACCCAGAGCGTCTGATCAGTAGGATCACCACTCAGCGTCACCTCACTGTGGGAGAAGAGTGGTACAAGGATATGCAGACAAGCGGCAGAACTGAGCTGCGTTACTCCTACCGCTTCCTGTGTGATGAGCACTACTATGGCGACGGTTGCTCTGTCTTTTGCCGGCCCAGAGACGATGCTTTTGGCCACTTCACCTGCGGCGAGCGCGGGGAGATCATATGCAACTCGGGCTGGAAGGGACATTACTGCACTGAAC CAATCTGTCTTCCTGGCTGTGATGAAGAACACGGCTTTTGTGAAAAACCTGGAGAGTGCAA GTGTCGTGTGGGCTTCAGTGGGCGTTACTGCGATGACTGTATCCGTTACCCGGGCTGCCTCCATGGCACCTGCCAACAGCCCTGGCAATGTAACTGTCAGGAGGGATGGGGTGGTCTCTTCTGTAACCAGG atctGAACTATTGTACACACCATAAGCCCTGTCTTAATGGAGCCACCTGTACCAACACAGGTCAGGGCAGCTACACTTGCTCCTGTCTGCCTGGATACACAGGTGCCAGCTGTGAGATCCAGGTCAACGAGTGTTCTGGAAACCCCTGTCGCAACGGAGGCAGCTGCACT GACAACGACAACGGCTATAAGTGCACTTGCCCGCCTGGTTTCTATGGCAACAACTGTGAGTTAAGTGCCAATACCTGTGCAGATGGGCCTTGCTTCAATGACGGGCGTTGCGCAGACAACCCTGAAGGTGGCTACTTCTGTCAGTGCCCGATGGGATACGCTGGCTTCAACTGCGAGAAGAAAATTGACCACTGCTCCTCCAACCCCTGTTTAAACG GTGCAGAATGTGTGGATCTGGTGAACTCCTACCTCTGTCAGTGTCCTGAAGGATTTTCAGGTCCTAACTGTGAGGACAGCAGCAGTGTCTCTGGATACTGTCTGTCCTTCCCTTGTCAGAACGGTGGGACGTGTCAGGAGGGAGTGAACAGCTACACCTGTACCTGCCCTCCAG GATATACTGGTGAAAACTGCAGCACCCCCATCTCCCGCTGCCATCACAACCCCTGCCACAATGGGGCAACCTGCCATGAGCGTGGTGGTCGTtatgtgtgcgcctgtgtgccCAGCTACGGCGGTCACAACTGCCAGTTCCTCTTACCAGAGGCTCCCAGGGGTCAGCCAGTGGTGGATGGACCGGATCGACGATACTCTTCGCCAGGAAGTGAAAATGTTGAGGAGGAGGACGACAGTGGATTCCCCTGGACGGCCGTGTGTGCCGGCGTCTTCCTCGTTCTTGTGATCCTGATCGGCTGCTCAGTACTGGTGGTCTACATTCGGGTCAAACTGCAGGAGAGTCACAGTCACCACGGCGACAGTGTCCACAGCGAAAGCCACGAGACCATGAACAACCTGACGACCACCAACAATTGTCTCCGCAGTGACAAGGAACTGGGCACTGTGATGACAACGTCCATAAAAAACACCAACAAGAAGGTGGATTACCATTCGGACCTCTCTGGATCACTGGGTGGTCTGAGTGGAATCAGCGGGCTCAACGGATCAGAGAAGAACGGCTTTAAGACTCGCTACCCCAGTGTGGAGTACAACCTGGTCCATGAGCTCCGGCCTGAGGAGCTGCCGCTGTGTAAAGAAGAGGAGCGTGATGAGCCAGTGGTTAATTGTGAAATGCTGGATGAGTCCGACTCGGAGGAAAGATACAGGAAGAGACAAAGCAG TGACGCATCAGAAACGAAACAAGAAGAAGAGTCACCAGGCTGCAGCGAAGTAAAATATCAGTCATCAAGCGAGTTGAACTATCACGCAGCAAGCGATCTTAAATGCCACTCAACCGGTGACGTCAAATACCAGTCAACCAGTGATGTTGAATACCACAGTCCCAGTGACAGCAGGTACCAGTGTACCAACGACACCAAATACCAGTCCGTCTACGTCATGTCGGACCAAAAAGATGAATGTATCATCGCTACAGAG GTATGA
- the mis12 gene encoding protein MIS12 homolog: MARETREEMEVDTRGEVDEEADSIPPSTLKLYETQFFGFTPQTCMLRVYSAFQDCLCDILAVVEKVCVRQLSKGEADEEVLRSRARECSRKLQQFLEERFKQQSERMEALLVNRCFSVPPNVLLPEDQSHKKYPQDIQEVLRLETSIVDLQRAYEAEVCARQALLAELEEQREVQKHLDEILEWVRELQAAWVKEGNGSFHESFRLAMESIKKLQEAVGEVCNKAPN, from the exons ATGGCGCGGGAAACCCGGGAAGAGATGGAGGTGGATACCCGCGGAGAAGTCGATGAAGAGGCGGACAGCATCCCTCCGTCGACTTTAAAACTGTACGAGACACAGTTTTTTGGTTTCACTCCGCAGACATGTATGTTGCGGGTCTACAGCGCCTTTCAGGACTGCCTGTGCGACATTTTAGCCGTCGTGgagaaggtgtgtgtgaggCAGCTAAGCAAAGGCGAGGCAGACGAGGAGGTGCTCCGGTCCCGGGCCAGGGAGTGTAGCCGTAAGCTGCAGCAGTTCCTCGAGGAGCGGTTCAAGCAGCAGTCGGAGCGGATGGAGGCGCTGCTGGTCAACCGCTGCTTCTCCGTGCCGCCTAATGTCCTCCTCCCCGAGGACCAGTCACACAAGAAGTACCCCCAAGACATACAG GAGGTTCTGAGGCTGGAGACGTCCATTGTTGACCTCCAGAGAGCCTACGAAGCAGAAGTCTGTGCCAGACAGGCCCTGCTAGCTGAGCTGGAGGAGCAGAGGGAGGTGCAGAAGCACCTGGATGAGATCCTTGAGTGGGTACGAGAGCTCCAGGCGGCCTGGGTAAAGGAAGGTAACGGCAGCTTTCATGAAAGTTTCCGGCTGGCGATGGAGTCCATAAAAAAGCTGCAGGAGGCCGTCGGCGAGGTCTGCAACAAGGCGCCTAATTGA